In a genomic window of Sulfurimonas denitrificans DSM 1251:
- the moaC gene encoding cyclic pyranopterin monophosphate synthase MoaC: MKLTHLDEKDRPKMVDVSDKEQTTRVAVASGIIEMSQDAYDAIVTQKTKKGPVLQTAVIAAIMGSKKTSELIPMCHPINLSGINCDVEELPELPGFKLSVTAKLTGQTGVEMEALTGTSIGLLTIYDMVKAIDKGMVIRNIQLEEKAGGKSGDFKR, from the coding sequence CCAAAAATGGTTGATGTCTCAGACAAAGAACAAACTACTAGAGTCGCAGTTGCTAGTGGCATTATTGAGATGAGCCAAGATGCTTATGATGCTATTGTAACTCAAAAAACGAAAAAGGGTCCAGTTCTTCAAACAGCGGTAATTGCGGCGATAATGGGGAGTAAAAAGACAAGTGAGTTGATTCCTATGTGTCATCCTATAAATTTAAGCGGCATTAATTGTGATGTAGAAGAGTTGCCAGAACTTCCAGGATTTAAACTTAGTGTAACTGCAAAATTAACAGGTCAAACTGGAGTAGAAATGGAAGCGTTAACGGGGACAAGCATAGGACTTTTAACAATTTATGACATGGTAAAAGCGATAGACAAAGGGATGGTTATACGTAATATTCAACTAGAGGAAAAAGCAGGAGGAAAAAGTGGAGATTTTAAACGCTAG
- a CDS encoding HP0495 family protein encodes MEILNARDEKLSLEYPCDWSYKLIASEVEALKQAIRDVIDEREHKLSHSKNSKGGKYVSMNLDMLVHNEDDRNFIYEALKAHQNIKMVL; translated from the coding sequence GTGGAGATTTTAAACGCTAGAGATGAAAAACTCTCTCTTGAGTATCCATGCGACTGGTCATATAAACTAATTGCTAGTGAAGTAGAAGCTCTAAAACAAGCCATTAGAGATGTTATTGATGAGAGAGAACATAAGCTCTCTCACTCAAAAAACTCTAAAGGCGGTAAATATGTAAGCATGAATTTAGATATGCTTGTTCACAATGAAGATGACAGAAATTTCATCTATGAAGCCTTAAAGGCACATCAAAATATAAAAATGGTACTTTAA
- a CDS encoding DUF6781 family protein, with protein sequence MGLSELKNIEFNKLNLHEVKETIQHVIDTKTKNLHDALAELLLQKELLEKSIQKKHSELQEAKYAIFNEVESMIDKNDVQTLSKLHQAKLQSIDLFDILSETVEGAIITALEESKDSEAKNMIEEIIRELTFQTIKEGTLNTIRVRKILSTILHSSIDIAEASPNLSEDILDATLRGMRAGLFESIDRFKKRLAFMPLEAKHILIEDYDTIMEDLNQTDTLFLQVVQTQANESSLAIRKILLELNKKMHYDLEELIYISKETAQVMKERFSQLAKKAVKRADSALKSETAKEAKRMGIQAWGVAKTALSSAIKTAKSKIEPKE encoded by the coding sequence ATGGGTTTGAGTGAATTGAAAAATATAGAGTTTAACAAATTAAATCTGCATGAAGTTAAAGAAACAATACAACATGTAATAGATACAAAAACGAAAAATCTGCATGACGCTCTCGCAGAGCTTCTTTTGCAAAAAGAGCTTCTTGAGAAGAGTATTCAAAAGAAACATAGTGAACTACAAGAGGCAAAATATGCTATTTTTAATGAGGTAGAGTCGATGATAGACAAAAATGATGTGCAAACTCTATCTAAACTTCATCAAGCCAAACTTCAATCAATTGACCTTTTTGATATTTTAAGTGAAACTGTCGAGGGCGCAATTATTACAGCACTAGAGGAGTCAAAAGATTCTGAAGCAAAAAATATGATTGAAGAGATTATCAGAGAGCTTACATTTCAAACTATTAAAGAGGGAACACTAAACACTATAAGAGTAAGAAAAATCCTCTCAACCATACTTCACTCAAGCATAGATATAGCAGAGGCTTCTCCAAATCTCTCCGAAGATATCTTGGATGCAACTCTAAGAGGCATGAGAGCTGGACTCTTTGAGTCTATAGATAGATTTAAGAAGAGACTTGCCTTTATGCCACTTGAAGCAAAACATATACTAATAGAAGACTATGATACTATTATGGAGGATTTAAATCAGACCGATACGCTCTTTTTACAAGTTGTTCAGACACAAGCAAATGAGAGCAGTTTGGCTATTAGAAAAATTCTACTTGAGCTTAACAAAAAAATGCATTATGATCTTGAAGAGCTAATCTATATCTCAAAAGAGACCGCACAAGTTATGAAAGAGAGATTTTCCCAACTTGCAAAAAAAGCTGTTAAAAGAGCTGATTCTGCCCTAAAATCAGAAACGGCAAAAGAGGCAAAAAGAATGGGAATCCAAGCTTGGGGAGTTGCAAAAACAGCTCTTAGCAGTGCCATCAAAACAGCTAAAAGCAAGATAGAGCCTAAAGAGTAA
- the aroC gene encoding chorismate synthase: protein MNSFGIKFKISTFGESHGVAIGCLLDGVPAGLLIDEEFIQAELDRRKPGKSEFETARKEDDKVEILSGVFEGKSTGTPIAMIIYNTNQKSKDYSNIKDIFRPGHADFTYFHKYGLRDYRGGGRSSARETAARVAGGAVAKLMLKELGIEVQSGICEVDGIKSLEFDYESAKKSIIYALDSTKEEAQKEAILRAKNEHDSVGGVSRVLIKGVPVGLGQPLYYKMDAVLADAMMGINAVKAVEIGDGILSASLKGSINNDAIRADGFVTNHSGGILGGISNGEDIVMNVYFKPTPSIFKEQQTITCRDEEVDFSLKGRHDPCVAIRGTIVCEAMAALVIADMLLLNMGSEMSGVLTYYKK, encoded by the coding sequence GTGAATAGTTTTGGAATAAAATTTAAAATTAGTACTTTTGGAGAGTCTCATGGAGTAGCTATTGGATGCCTCTTAGATGGTGTTCCAGCAGGTCTTTTAATAGATGAAGAGTTTATTCAAGCTGAGCTAGATAGAAGAAAACCTGGCAAGAGTGAGTTTGAAACAGCAAGAAAAGAGGATGACAAAGTTGAGATATTAAGCGGTGTTTTTGAGGGCAAAAGTACTGGAACACCAATAGCAATGATAATTTATAACACAAACCAAAAATCTAAAGACTACTCAAATATAAAAGATATATTTCGTCCTGGACATGCTGATTTTACCTATTTTCACAAATATGGTTTGCGAGATTATCGAGGAGGAGGGCGAAGTTCTGCTAGAGAGACAGCTGCAAGGGTTGCTGGTGGGGCTGTTGCAAAACTTATGCTCAAAGAGTTAGGCATTGAAGTGCAAAGCGGGATTTGTGAAGTTGATGGGATAAAGTCACTAGAGTTTGACTATGAATCAGCAAAAAAAAGCATAATCTATGCACTTGACTCTACCAAAGAAGAGGCACAAAAAGAGGCGATTTTAAGGGCTAAAAATGAACATGATTCAGTTGGGGGAGTTTCAAGGGTTCTCATTAAAGGTGTTCCAGTTGGGCTTGGGCAACCGCTATACTATAAAATGGATGCTGTCTTGGCAGATGCTATGATGGGTATAAATGCGGTAAAAGCTGTTGAGATTGGAGATGGCATACTAAGCGCTTCCCTTAAAGGTTCTATAAACAATGACGCTATAAGAGCAGATGGCTTTGTAACAAACCACTCAGGCGGGATACTTGGCGGAATTAGCAATGGCGAAGATATTGTTATGAATGTTTACTTTAAACCAACGCCATCAATTTTCAAAGAGCAACAAACTATTACATGTAGAGATGAAGAGGTTGATTTTTCGCTAAAAGGTCGTCATGATCCATGTGTTGCAATTCGTGGAACGATAGTATGTGAAGCTATGGCGGCATTAGTTATTGCTGATATGCTTCTTTTAAATATGGGCTCTGAGATGAGTGGAGTTTTAACTTATTATAAGAAGTAA
- the rnc gene encoding ribonuclease III → MSKNIEALEEILGYKFKNQKLIIEALTHKSHKQPYDNERLEFLGDAVLDLIVGEYLFFKFASSDEGTLSKIRAALVNEDGFERLARSINLGEYIYLSNAEENNGGREKASLLSNAFEAMIGAIYLESGLDIVKPIAIGIIERNYQEISLDSLFRDYKTTLQELTQARFGETPEYIVVASRGPDHKKEFEVAVIIEGKEYARAIGKSKKIAQQEAAEMAVKILKGDV, encoded by the coding sequence ATGAGTAAAAACATAGAGGCATTAGAAGAGATTTTGGGATATAAGTTTAAAAACCAGAAGCTCATTATCGAAGCGCTGACACATAAGAGTCACAAACAGCCCTACGATAATGAGCGACTAGAATTTTTAGGTGACGCTGTTTTGGATTTGATAGTAGGAGAGTATCTTTTTTTTAAATTTGCATCTTCTGATGAGGGAACACTCTCGAAGATAAGAGCTGCTCTTGTAAATGAAGATGGCTTTGAGAGACTGGCTAGATCTATTAATTTAGGTGAGTATATCTACCTCTCAAACGCAGAAGAGAATAATGGCGGAAGAGAGAAAGCATCACTTTTATCAAACGCTTTTGAGGCTATGATTGGAGCCATATATCTTGAATCAGGACTTGATATTGTAAAACCTATAGCCATAGGGATAATTGAGAGGAACTATCAGGAGATTTCACTAGACTCTCTCTTTAGAGATTATAAAACAACTCTTCAAGAGCTAACACAAGCTAGATTTGGTGAGACTCCAGAATATATAGTAGTTGCAAGCCGTGGACCTGATCATAAAAAAGAGTTTGAAGTTGCGGTAATTATTGAGGGCAAAGAGTACGCAAGAGCCATTGGTAAGAGCAAAAAAATAGCTCAACAAGAAGCCGCAGAGATGGCGGTGAAGATACTAAAGGGAGATGTGTAG
- the rnhA gene encoding ribonuclease HI, which yields MKKITLFSDGSALGNPGPGGYGVILRFGDKEREISGAEEHTTNNRMELLGVIEGLRALREPCAVDIVSDSSYVVKGINEWLGSWIKKDFKNIKNPDLWREYIAVSKGHKINAIWVRGHDGHVENERCDILAKNEALKIKEAKK from the coding sequence GTGAAGAAAATAACTCTTTTCAGTGATGGAAGCGCACTTGGAAACCCTGGTCCTGGAGGGTATGGTGTAATTTTACGCTTTGGAGACAAAGAGAGAGAAATCTCTGGAGCAGAGGAGCATACAACAAACAATAGAATGGAGCTATTGGGAGTTATTGAGGGTTTAAGGGCGCTAAGAGAGCCATGTGCTGTTGATATAGTATCAGACTCCTCTTATGTTGTAAAGGGTATAAATGAGTGGCTTGGAAGTTGGATAAAAAAAGATTTTAAAAATATAAAAAATCCAGATTTGTGGAGAGAGTATATAGCAGTATCAAAAGGTCATAAGATAAATGCGATATGGGTTAGAGGGCATGATGGGCATGTTGAAAATGAGAGATGCGATATTTTGGCAAAAAATGAAGCTCTAAAAATTAAAGAGGCAAAAAAATGA
- a CDS encoding tetratricopeptide repeat protein, whose amino-acid sequence MDAFFIESKDPLFGIIIFFVLVFVVTFFSYWFNKYKKKEDYKHLDNFLKQFHSLPSQNELKVLITKGELSEKSWFLLANSYAKSGNYEKCIEIYAELLKVGDKANYRETLFLLGKTYFKAGFLERARVIFLEILKTNPRTPQALNYLILVYEQMRNYKEAIEVLEPLEELKKDVLLESTYLNILLILNSLKLGTDEKVDALLKIYKSSNLLAYLIFEYLFRVNPKVAWKNFDASKSELLIDILWSVEKKDLDFNIIMQNGFLKELYSAKGYIKEATSSSVFELNILINLEQRADATLGFEYICNSCKIVFPFAFHRCSNCHTIGTSRAELSLVKDYHKDFSEENNSFQ is encoded by the coding sequence ATGGATGCTTTTTTTATAGAGTCAAAAGACCCGCTTTTTGGGATAATAATCTTTTTTGTTCTGGTTTTTGTTGTAACTTTTTTCTCTTACTGGTTTAATAAGTATAAGAAAAAAGAGGATTATAAGCACTTAGACAATTTTTTAAAACAGTTTCACTCTCTGCCCTCTCAAAATGAGCTAAAAGTGCTTATAACAAAAGGTGAACTCTCTGAGAAATCTTGGTTTTTACTAGCAAATTCTTATGCAAAAAGTGGCAATTATGAAAAGTGTATAGAAATATACGCAGAACTTCTAAAAGTAGGTGATAAAGCAAACTATAGAGAGACACTTTTTCTTCTTGGTAAAACTTACTTCAAAGCTGGATTTTTAGAGCGTGCAAGAGTTATATTTCTGGAAATTCTAAAGACAAATCCACGAACTCCTCAAGCGTTAAATTATCTGATTTTAGTATATGAACAGATGAGAAACTACAAAGAGGCGATAGAAGTTTTAGAGCCTCTTGAAGAGCTTAAAAAAGATGTTTTATTAGAGAGTACATATCTTAATATTCTTCTTATTTTAAACTCTTTAAAGCTAGGAACTGATGAAAAAGTAGATGCGCTGCTTAAGATATATAAGAGTTCGAATCTTCTCGCATATCTTATATTTGAGTATCTATTTAGGGTAAATCCTAAAGTTGCGTGGAAAAATTTTGATGCTTCAAAGAGTGAGTTGCTTATTGATATTTTATGGAGTGTAGAGAAAAAAGATTTGGATTTTAATATCATTATGCAAAATGGGTTTTTAAAAGAGCTATATAGTGCAAAAGGGTACATAAAAGAGGCAACTTCAAGTTCTGTTTTTGAGCTTAATATTTTGATAAATCTTGAGCAAAGAGCAGATGCAACTCTTGGATTTGAATATATCTGCAACAGCTGTAAGATTGTTTTTCCTTTTGCATTTCATCGTTGCAGCAACTGTCATACAATAGGCACCTCAAGAGCAGAACTATCTCTAGTTAAAGATTATCATAAGGATTTTAGTGAAGAAAATAACTCTTTTCAGTGA
- a CDS encoding YeiH family protein: MAFSPTNRKGTINGVIFVAIFAAAATMIADISFVKSLGISPLVIGIVIGIFYANTLHNNTPKAWGSGITFSGKKILRFAIVFYGFRITFQQIAEVGVEGFMVSLIMLSTTFVLGTWAGQRLFKMDRDTSMLSAAGASVCGAAAVLATEPVLKAEEHKTAVAVSMVVLFGTIAMFLYPALYNVGFFDMDAKEFGIYVGGTIHEVAQVVAVPASILNASAEMANSAVIVKMTRVIMIAPMLIILGIYLSFSAKRSGGEASTVKLVIPWFAVYFIGMAGFNSLGVVPQNIVDIINEIDTFLLTMAMTALGMGTIFAKFKGLGLAPIYTAGLMFAWLMVGGYFITKWVVAVF, encoded by the coding sequence ATGGCATTTTCACCAACGAATAGAAAGGGCACGATAAACGGGGTAATCTTTGTTGCAATTTTTGCAGCTGCGGCTACTATGATTGCTGATATTTCGTTTGTTAAATCTCTTGGAATCTCACCTCTTGTTATCGGTATAGTTATCGGTATATTTTATGCAAATACTCTGCATAACAACACTCCAAAAGCGTGGGGCAGCGGTATCACATTTAGTGGTAAGAAGATACTTAGATTTGCTATAGTTTTTTATGGTTTTCGTATTACTTTCCAGCAGATTGCTGAGGTCGGAGTTGAGGGGTTCATGGTCTCTTTAATTATGCTCTCAACAACTTTTGTACTCGGAACATGGGCAGGGCAAAGGCTCTTTAAAATGGATAGAGACACTTCAATGTTAAGTGCTGCAGGAGCTTCAGTATGTGGGGCTGCAGCGGTTTTAGCAACAGAGCCTGTACTAAAAGCAGAAGAGCATAAAACAGCAGTTGCGGTTTCTATGGTTGTTCTTTTTGGAACAATAGCTATGTTTTTATATCCAGCACTCTATAATGTAGGCTTTTTCGATATGGATGCTAAAGAGTTTGGTATTTATGTTGGAGGAACAATACATGAGGTAGCTCAAGTTGTTGCGGTTCCAGCTTCAATATTAAATGCAAGTGCAGAGATGGCAAACTCGGCAGTTATCGTTAAGATGACAAGAGTTATTATGATAGCTCCAATGCTTATCATCTTAGGAATTTACCTCTCTTTTAGTGCTAAGAGAAGCGGAGGAGAGGCTAGCACAGTTAAACTTGTTATCCCTTGGTTTGCGGTTTACTTTATAGGTATGGCGGGATTTAACTCACTTGGAGTTGTTCCTCAAAATATTGTAGATATTATCAACGAAATAGATACCTTTTTACTTACAATGGCAATGACCGCACTTGGAATGGGAACTATTTTTGCAAAATTCAAAGGGCTTGGTTTAGCTCCTATCTACACAGCGGGCTTAATGTTTGCTTGGCTTATGGTTGGCGGATACTTTATAACAAAGTGGGTTGTTGCAGTATTTTAA
- a CDS encoding DUF748 domain-containing protein, whose protein sequence is MFKKILLSLIAFYTVVGFLVVPLLLESQIPKSVAKSTNSNITIKDISLNPYLLELKISGVELRDEENNHLASFDSLYIDVKLLPLLKGVLHVKEINFKNPQISLLYDKDRTFNFANLVKESADDNSTAKSKNSLRVIVDSLSLSNGIIAYKDFSKPQKFEFIADAISFKLTDIDTKDFSSSGAKFRFNSNLQDGGEIDLRANILALNPFAVDGRVDIKDAKLYSIWKYIQDVLRVEVADGVFSFGATYNFNIDDINATHVDNIHLTLNDLRVKPKDANNDILTLKSLNISDASMKPMDYKVSVKSVVLDSMKVKVERDEKAEIDWVGYFKSDSSSNKELKKDDNATKWSVAIESVGLKKIAAIFHDKTIKPSLKTELNSLDAEIKNITLLGEEPIKYALDLVLNTSATCRFDGSLIHKNLLLDSYIKCANFDITHYNPYIDKIAQDKLKKYNIALKSATLGFDANLLLRDENLHVAGANFDIKSLSLSRRDNKEQLAEFKNFSLKNAALDTKTKELHVENISLDELALNISRAKDGTLNLDGLVEAKEEIKNEKSVKTAEVPYNVKLDSFDMNGAKLLFDDKSIQDNSKTIIDNINISAKNIDSKEKSWFDYALGLRVNSNGSISSNGSIKHTPLEQKGEFEFKNISLKEITPYLRESTFLRISDGYFSLKSKSSYKQKADKYKVTLEGSLSVENFFLHDTRDDSTVASFIKANLNSFKFDTLSNELNMDEILLESFYIDAQIDKNKTMNLAKLLREKKSHVEEKPSNKPPLSYKLLNLKVTNGSANFADYSLPLDFKTAIHGLNGNVYAISSAKEEVSYVEIDGGVDEYGSAKLKGSVEASNIKSYMDLLFSFRNLSLNNFSGYSAQFAGYKIDQGKFFLDLEYKIFDSQLLGKNSLIIKNIKLGDEIEDENITKLPLKFAVALLENSEGVIDINMPVEGDISKPDFKYGAMILKTFVNLIVKAVASPFKFLASAMGISGDNMDFVEFEASEAVLLASEREKLDNIAKMLQEKPKLSLIVASGFDAKVDKEAMQAKKLTQLILNENANGVGVSVNTVESICSKFLGNQNITLLKSEIEKKYQKELFKLEYQKALFEKCTQMQNVNDEELIALAKTRAETLTNYLIQTKNIEKSRVIKEETKARSDSKEQWVKSTLKIEIR, encoded by the coding sequence ATGTTTAAGAAAATTTTACTCTCACTTATAGCCTTTTATACAGTAGTTGGTTTTTTGGTAGTTCCACTTCTCTTGGAATCGCAAATACCAAAGAGTGTTGCAAAGAGCACAAACTCAAACATAACTATCAAAGATATATCGCTTAATCCATATCTCCTTGAGTTGAAAATTTCTGGTGTAGAGTTAAGAGATGAGGAGAATAACCACCTCGCCTCTTTTGACTCTTTATACATCGATGTAAAATTGCTCCCACTTTTAAAAGGGGTGCTACATGTAAAAGAGATAAATTTTAAAAATCCACAAATTTCTCTTCTATATGACAAAGATAGAACATTTAATTTTGCAAATTTAGTAAAAGAGAGCGCAGATGATAACAGCACAGCAAAAAGCAAAAATAGCCTAAGAGTTATAGTTGATAGCCTCTCTCTCTCAAATGGTATCATTGCGTATAAAGATTTTTCAAAACCTCAAAAATTTGAGTTTATAGCGGATGCAATAAGCTTTAAACTTACAGATATTGATACAAAAGATTTCAGCTCAAGTGGCGCAAAATTTAGATTTAACTCAAATTTGCAAGATGGCGGAGAGATTGATTTGAGGGCAAATATTTTAGCTCTAAACCCTTTTGCAGTAGATGGAAGAGTTGATATCAAAGACGCTAAATTGTACTCAATTTGGAAATATATTCAAGATGTCTTGAGGGTCGAAGTAGCCGATGGGGTGTTTAGTTTTGGTGCAACATATAACTTTAATATAGATGATATAAATGCAACACATGTAGATAATATACACCTCACTCTTAATGATTTGAGAGTTAAACCAAAAGATGCCAATAACGATATTTTAACCCTAAAGAGTTTGAATATTAGTGATGCAAGTATGAAACCGATGGATTACAAGGTATCGGTAAAGAGTGTTGTTTTGGACTCAATGAAGGTTAAGGTTGAGCGTGATGAAAAAGCAGAGATAGATTGGGTTGGCTATTTTAAAAGTGATAGCTCTTCAAATAAAGAGCTAAAAAAGGATGATAATGCGACAAAATGGAGTGTGGCCATAGAGAGTGTGGGGCTTAAAAAAATAGCTGCCATATTTCATGACAAAACTATAAAACCATCACTCAAAACAGAGCTTAACTCTCTTGATGCAGAGATAAAAAATATTACACTCTTGGGCGAAGAGCCAATAAAATATGCCCTTGATTTGGTTTTAAACACAAGCGCTACATGTAGATTTGATGGCTCTTTGATACATAAAAATCTACTGCTTGATAGTTATATAAAATGCGCCAATTTTGACATTACACATTACAATCCATACATAGATAAAATTGCCCAAGATAAGCTCAAAAAGTACAATATTGCTCTTAAGAGTGCTACTTTAGGCTTTGATGCAAACCTCTTGCTAAGAGATGAAAATCTACATGTAGCTGGTGCAAATTTTGATATAAAGAGCCTCTCTTTAAGCAGAAGAGACAACAAAGAGCAACTAGCAGAATTTAAAAATTTCTCTCTAAAAAATGCTGCTTTGGATACAAAAACAAAAGAGTTACATGTAGAAAATATCTCTTTAGATGAGTTGGCTCTAAATATAAGCAGAGCGAAAGATGGCACTCTAAATCTTGATGGCTTAGTAGAGGCTAAAGAGGAGATAAAAAACGAAAAGAGTGTAAAAACAGCAGAAGTTCCATATAATGTAAAGCTTGACTCATTTGATATGAATGGCGCAAAACTCCTATTTGATGATAAAAGCATACAAGATAACTCAAAAACCATAATTGATAATATAAATATAAGTGCAAAAAATATAGATTCAAAAGAGAAGAGTTGGTTTGATTATGCACTTGGTTTGAGGGTTAATTCTAATGGTTCTATTAGCTCAAATGGCTCTATTAAACACACTCCGCTTGAACAAAAAGGGGAATTTGAGTTTAAAAATATCTCTTTAAAAGAGATTACTCCATACTTAAGAGAGAGCACATTCCTAAGGATAAGTGATGGATATTTTAGCCTAAAGAGCAAGAGCAGTTATAAACAAAAAGCAGATAAGTACAAAGTAACGCTAGAGGGAAGCTTGAGCGTTGAGAACTTCTTTTTACATGATACTAGAGATGATAGTACAGTAGCCTCTTTTATAAAAGCAAATCTTAACTCATTTAAGTTTGATACACTCTCAAATGAGCTAAATATGGATGAAATACTGCTTGAGTCTTTCTACATTGATGCGCAGATAGATAAAAATAAAACTATGAATCTAGCAAAACTTCTTAGAGAAAAAAAGTCACATGTAGAGGAAAAGCCATCAAACAAACCCCCTCTAAGCTATAAACTCCTTAATCTAAAAGTAACAAATGGAAGTGCCAATTTCGCAGATTACTCACTTCCACTCGATTTTAAAACGGCAATACACGGTTTAAATGGAAATGTATATGCAATTTCAAGCGCGAAAGAAGAGGTTAGTTATGTTGAGATTGATGGTGGAGTTGATGAGTATGGCTCCGCAAAACTAAAAGGGAGCGTTGAGGCTTCAAACATAAAGTCATATATGGATTTACTCTTTAGTTTTAGAAATCTAAGTCTCAATAATTTTAGTGGTTATAGCGCACAGTTTGCTGGGTATAAGATAGATCAAGGAAAGTTTTTTCTTGATTTAGAGTACAAAATTTTTGATTCACAGCTTCTTGGCAAAAATTCTCTGATTATCAAAAACATAAAATTGGGTGATGAGATAGAAGATGAAAATATTACAAAACTCCCACTAAAATTTGCTGTTGCTCTTCTTGAAAACTCTGAGGGTGTTATAGATATTAACATGCCCGTTGAGGGAGATATAAGTAAGCCAGATTTTAAATATGGTGCAATGATTTTAAAAACTTTTGTAAATCTTATTGTAAAAGCTGTTGCCTCTCCTTTTAAATTTTTAGCTTCTGCTATGGGCATAAGTGGAGATAATATGGATTTTGTAGAGTTCGAAGCTTCTGAGGCGGTATTGCTTGCCTCTGAGAGAGAGAAGTTAGATAACATAGCTAAGATGCTCCAAGAAAAGCCTAAATTATCTCTAATAGTTGCTAGCGGATTTGATGCAAAAGTGGATAAAGAAGCAATGCAAGCAAAGAAACTAACACAACTCATACTAAACGAAAATGCAAATGGTGTAGGTGTTAGCGTAAACACAGTTGAGTCAATATGCTCTAAATTTTTAGGAAATCAAAATATAACTCTCTTAAAGAGTGAGATTGAGAAGAAATATCAAAAAGAACTATTTAAATTAGAGTATCAAAAGGCTCTTTTTGAGAAGTGTACGCAGATGCAAAATGTGAACGATGAAGAGCTAATAGCCTTAGCAAAGACAAGAGCAGAAACTCTAACAAACTACCTCATTCAAACAAAAAACATAGAGAAATCAAGAGTGATAAAAGAGGAGACAAAAGCAAGAAGTGACTCAAAAGAGCAGTGGGTTAAATCAACTCTTAAGATAGAGATAAGATAG